ATACGATACTGGTCATTAATACGAATACTATGTTGACCAAGGCGATCGCCAGCCAAAGATTCTAGGCGATTATTGGGAGGAGCGCGGAGGTCATCGAGGATAGTTGCCGCATTGATTTGGTCAAGTTTACGAACAGCAACGCGATTAATTGAAGCAGGACAGATTTTTCTAGCTTGCTTAGTATTTTTCCCATTAAAGACATCTTCAGTGCCTTGGTTTAGAAAAGAGAGAATCATAAAAGCATAATAACACGGATATCATGCTACTAACTTCATAACTTATGGAAAAACAGTAAGAGCGCTTACGCTTAAAGTCCGCGACTAATGACGTAGTAGGAATAACTACCATGAAAATTGCAATAGGCGCGATGACAGGCAAGACGCAGTTGCAGGTATATCGTTCGAGAGCCAGATGTCTGAAGACCACAAAACAGCAAATCGATCTTGCCAAATCGATGCAAGCAAAAGTAACAGATTTTGGCAACGGCACAAAACTGCTGACTTTCAGAGATGGCACCAAGCGGACAATCCAATGCAAGGATTTGCTTTTAGACGCAGTACAAGAAAGCGTTCAAGAATTTGGAGAATACCTCGCTCAACATCCAGACCAAATCTCAAAAGTAGATCAGAGCATCTTGGAAATGCTGACCTATGCTGAATATTTCGTCAAAGCTGCAATGAACGAATACACAACAGATCCACAACATTGCCGCGAAGTTGCGACAAGACATCTGGAAACTCTGTCCGAAGACTATCCACAAATCTTCTCTAAAAAAAACGCAGCAAGAGAATTGAACTAAAAATCAGTCTAGCGATCGCGCTGAAATTCGATTGGAATCGCAAAGATCGCTAGAAACATCCCCCAGCCACATTTAACTACCTTAACCCCTATCAGGAAACCCATGAAAACTCAATCATTATTCGAGATCGCAACCGAAGCGATCGTAACAATCAGCCTCATCGCATTACTGGGATTATTGACCGCACTAACCTATGCCCTACTCTCATTTCTAGGTAATGAACTCACCCCTCAATCACTGTCAACTTCTCAGATGCCAACATCAGAAGTTACAGTCAAGAATCTAACAGCCACAAACTCAGTGCTACCAGATGCAACAGTAACTTTACCCTCAGCAAAAGCAGCTCCAAAACTGGAAGCTTCGGTAAAGGAAGAAAAGACTGAAATCATGGAGGCGTTAGCTACTAAGCCACTCACGAAAATGACCGTGCAAGAACTCAGACCCTTAGCCAAAGAACGCAAAATCCCTAACTGGCGAAAACTGAAGAAGAAGGAATTGATCTTCTACCTAACCGCCTAGTTTGAAAGAGCAAGCTCGTCAATGTAGATATCCATCAAAACATGATATCTGCATTGACAAGCAAGATAACCAAGAAGAACGCTAGCGCGTAAAGTCCGTGAGCGATTGTCAACAAAAAAATAAAGTCAGGAGACTAAAAACATGCCCCGTCAACTAAGATTCGATACCCCTGAAGAACTTGCTAATAAAATCATTGACAAACTTAGTCAAGCAGAACTGCACGTAACCACCAGAGCCTTGATCGTCCATATCAACGAACAAATCCCCGTCAAGGAACTGGAGAAGACAGTAGCAGCCAGCAATGCAGTGGTTGAAACCAGCCGCAAACCCAAAGCCCGTAAGCCACAAGTCAGCACAGACAAGATGTGGCTGTACCAAGCAAAGAAGGGATGGGCTTTGGCGAATATCAATCTGCCGATTGAGAAGGTGATTCAACGCTTGCAAAATCATTATGGCTGCAAGATTCTGGCAACCAAAGAAGGCAAGATCAACTTTCTGCCATCAAAGCCCACCACCATTGACGAACTGCAAAAGAATGGATTTGTCGTTTATCGCCAAGACCTGAACAAGAAAGCAGCCTAGTCCATCCACAACTACCAAAAGCAACTAGATCCAACGATTTGGATCTAGTTGCTAAATTACTTTGAGAGCATAAACAGATGCTAACGATCGCCAAGACCAACCTCGCCACAGGAGAGATCGTCGATAACGAGATCCAATTTCGGGACACCCTCCTTGAAGCTCTGCATCCAGATATCAAACTCAGCATCGGCAACATTTCCACCTATTTACAAAAGATTGCCAAAGCCGAAACCATCGCTAAAACCAGCAAATCCGCCAGCAAGCGCAGCACGGCAACCAAAAGCATTGCCCCCCTAAAGAAACAAGCGATCGCTGCCTTAACCAAAGGGCTAGACAAATACCAACTAGCAGGAGCATCGGGAGCGAGAAAACATGGAGACTTCTTCTTCAGTCAAGGACTAAATCCCTTTGCCACATATTTCCCTACAGCGATGGGACAAATCAACTACGGCTCCATCCTCATGACCGAATGCCTGAAAATCTATAGCATCGAACGAGTAACCATCCTGATTGTCCAAGACAAAGAGCATCGTACCGATGACTGTCACGGCAAAATTAGCCATGAATTTCTGAACCAACTGCGCCAAAGCGAAGACTTTGTGATTCCCGCCAATACCCCATTCCAGTTTCGCGCAGGAGTCGCCAATCAATGGGTCGCCAAAGGAACGTTGCAGTTAAGCCTAAATTGTCCAAAAGGAATCGACCTAATTCTGCCACTATCATGTTTTAAAGGACATAAACCAGCATTAGGTATCCACAAACTAACAAACCTGAAACTAGGAATCGTTAACTTTGCCCAAAAGCGCAGAGTCAAGACCTCCTATACCGTCTGGCAATGGTTTAGCCCACAAGCGATCGCCCAAGATGTCTTATCCACCACCCAACAGAAAGCGGAAACCCTAGTCGCCGCCCAGTCAGATATCAAACAACTCTGCCAACTGGTGCAAACAGAACAATGGGTCAAAGTAGACGAGCCAGAAGCAGATAACAACGAAGAAGAAGCCGATGGCAAAATCCTCGCGGAAATCCTCAAACATGACATTCATGGACAACTGCTAGAACATCCCTATGTGGTGCGAAAGATTGAAGACTTAGTAAGGCGACGTTGGTTAACTCTAGCTACTAGTGGCGGTATCAACTTCTCCAGCTTCATGGCACAACCCTTCCAAGAATTAGGAGAACTCGAAATGTGCATCCCCGAAATGCCCGAAGGCGAATATGTCGGATTCCGCTATCCCATCCGTGATCGGAATGACTTGCAGATCTGGACAAACAAACATATCAAAGGACTCAACCAACAGGGAACCATGTATGTCAATCCAGACATCGCCCGTGATTATTGCGGCATGGACTTTGATGGTGATACCTTCTGCGTGAAATCAGTTCAGAAACTAACAGAAATCGCCAAAGAAATCCGCAAGCATCACATCAAACCCACCACTTACAAACCCGACAAAGTGGCAGTGCAAGGAACCCTAGCCGAAGTCGCTCTCAGATCCACGGAAAACCAAATTGGACTGATTACCTATTACCTAGCCACCGCATGGGCTACAGGCAACCATCAGTACATCGCAGGCT
The genomic region above belongs to Pseudanabaena sp. BC1403 and contains:
- a CDS encoding type II toxin-antitoxin system RelE/ParE family toxin; amino-acid sequence: MILSFLNQGTEDVFNGKNTKQARKICPASINRVAVRKLDQINAATILDDLRAPPNNRLESLAGDRLGQHSIRINDQYRICFIWSNSGASQVEIVDYH
- a CDS encoding Rho termination factor N-terminal domain-containing protein; its protein translation is MKTQSLFEIATEAIVTISLIALLGLLTALTYALLSFLGNELTPQSLSTSQMPTSEVTVKNLTATNSVLPDATVTLPSAKAAPKLEASVKEEKTEIMEALATKPLTKMTVQELRPLAKERKIPNWRKLKKKELIFYLTA